From the genome of Oncorhynchus clarkii lewisi isolate Uvic-CL-2024 chromosome 11, UVic_Ocla_1.0, whole genome shotgun sequence, one region includes:
- the LOC139420669 gene encoding LOW QUALITY PROTEIN: homogentisate 1,2-dioxygenase (The sequence of the model RefSeq protein was modified relative to this genomic sequence to represent the inferred CDS: inserted 2 bases in 1 codon; deleted 2 bases in 1 codon; substituted 5 bases at 5 genomic stop codons) — MAGLKYLSGFGNEFSSEDPCCPGALLEGQNNPQVCPYGLYTEQLSGYAFTCTQPSNKMSWFYRILPFVRHKLYTAMHCGSLTDNWDEVEPDPNQLQLLPFSITKSIKLSGFPXXRLAGLHTLCGAGDTKSHNRIGIHMFTCNTSMVDSCFNNSDGDFLIVPQQGEIVITTEFGKMMVEPNEICVIQKELRFSVDVFGETRGYVLEVCRPGTHVCVTPVHPSTCQCLVNSLTPVAXYDDCKVATGYTVINKYQGKLFSSQQMCDFSPFNLVTWHGNYTPNKYNLDIFMVIKCVVFDHADPSIFTVLTAKSTRPGVTIADFVIFHPRWGVADHTFRPPYYHRNCMSEFMGLIKSHYEAKEEGFQXMMTSHGPDGDYFEKKSTTPLKPERVAEGSMVTHTHDVITILEQLYIVGHPVTSLFMFEXSFSMAVTKWGLETCQRLDKSYXQPLRKHFDPNWRPSKQ; from the exons ATGGCTGGGCTCAAG TACCTGAGTGGGTTTGGGAATGAGTTCTCATCTGAAGACCCTTGCTGTCCAGGAGCCTTACTTGAAGGTCAG AACAACCCTCAGGTGTGTCCCTATGGTCTCTACACTGAACAACTCTCCGGCTACGCTTTCACCTGCACACAGCCAAGCAATAAGATGAG TTGGTTCTACCGTATCCTGCCGTTTGTCCGTCACAAGCTGTACACCGCAATGCACTGTGGGAGCCTAACAGACAATTGGGATGAAGTGGAACCTGACCCTAaccag CTGCAATTGCTGCCATTCAGCATCACCAAATCCATTAAACTCTCTGGCTTTCCATGATAGCGATTAGCT GGTCTGCACACCCTATGTGGAGCAGGAGACACTAAGTCCCACAACAGGATCGGCATCCACATGTTCACCTGCAACACCTCCATggttgacag TTGCTTCAACAACTCAGACGGAGACTTTCTCATTG TGCCCCAGCAGGGGGAGATTGTGATCACTACAGAGTTTGGGAAGATGATGGTGGAACCCAACGAGATCTGCGTCATCCAG AAAGAATTGCGTTTCAGTGTGGATGTGTTCGGGGAGACCAGAGGCTACGTGTTGGAGGTGTGCCGACCTGGGACCCAT GTGTGTGTGACACCCGTTCACCCCTCCACGTGTCAATGCCTTGTCAACTCTCTGACTCCGGTGGCATGATATGACGACTGCAAGGTAGCCACAGGCTACACTGTCATCAACAAGTACCAGGGCAAGCTCTTCTCCAGCcaacagatgtgt gatTTCTCTCCCTTTAACCTGGTGACGTGGCATGGGAACTACACACCGAACAAATACAACCTGGACATCTTCATGGTAATCAAGTGTGTGGTCTTCGATCATGCA GATCCTTCCATCTTCACGGTGTTGACGGCCAAGTCCACACGTCCAGGAGTCACCATCGCTGACTTTGTCATCTTCCACCCGCGCTGGGGAGTGGCTGACCACACCTTTAGACCCCCCTACTACCAca GGAACTGTATGAGTGAGTTCATGGGGCTGATTAAGAGCCACTATGAGGCCAAGGAGGAGGGCTTCCA CATGATGACCTCTCACGGTCCTGACGGAGACTACTTCGAGAAGAAGAGCACCACTCCCCTCAAACCAGAGAGGGTGGCCGAGGGGTccatggtaacacacacacacgatgtgaTCACAATTCTCGAACAGCTGTACATAGTGGGACATCCAGtaacatccctcttcatgtttgaGTAGTCGTTCAGCATGGCGGTAACTAAGTGGGGCCTAGAGACGTGTCAGAGGCTGGACAAGAGCTACTGACAGCCACTCCGCAAACACTTTGACCCCAACTGGAGGCCCAGCAAACAGTAG
- the LOC139420670 gene encoding NADH dehydrogenase [ubiquinone] 1 beta subcomplex subunit 4 codes for MADYREAPLATRPKTLDPAEYFNLSLNQRRAEEERAGLRAQLKRQYQMQLNNPHRKELIEDPALTRWVYARTNPYNHFRATKKTSLLGGLFGVVPLFVLYYVLKTDRDKKEEQIKAGTYDRKFKLAY; via the exons ATGGCGGACTACCGAGAAGCGCCCTTGGCCACTCGGCCAAAAACGTTGGACCCAGCTGAATATTTCAACCTTTCGCTGAACCAGAGACGTGCCGAGGAGGAGAGGGCTGGTTTAAGGGCTCAGCTGAAGAGACAATATCAGATGCAGCTAAACAACCCCCACAGAAAAGAGCTTATT GAAGACCCTGCCTTGACACGCTGGGTGTACGCACGCACCAACCCCTACAACCACTTCAGAGCCACCAAGAAGACGTCACTGCTAGGTGGGCTCTTCGGAGTGGTGCCCCTCTTCGTCCTGTACTACGTACTGAAGACTGACAGG GACAAGAAGGAGGAGCAGATCAAAGCTGGGACCTACGATCGCAAGTTCAAGCTCGCCTACTGA